TATATATATTTTGGGACTGGTGTTGGGCTAGTAGGGCTAAAGAAAGAATGAACTGCCGAAGGTGGGATTTGAACCCACACTCCCTTATGGGAATGGCGCCCTGAACGCCACGTGTCTACCAATTACACCACTTCGGCTTTTAATATATTATAATCTAAAAGATACATGTTTGTCAACTTTAATTTTGCATTTTTAATTTTATTGATTGGTTGTGCTCCAGTGTATAAAATACCAGTTGAAAGACATAAAATACCGAGTAAAAAACAAAGAATTCCATTAATTAGAGTAGCTCTCGGTGAACAGAGTAATATTGAGATTAGAGGGAGTAAACTTTTTATCTTGCCTGGCGGCAGACAGGTAAAGTCTGACAAAAAAGTATCAGGTGGTCTCTATTTCAAGGCGATGATAGTTAGTCAGGATAGCGACTCTGTATTTATTGATGCGACCCCAATAATTGGATTAGATTGGCCAGTCAAGATTACATCAAATAATGATGCAATAGAATTTAATAGTAGAACTTACAGAGGCGAGTTTACCATATATAAAAAGGGTAATAAGTTTCTTGTAGTAAATAAACTTAACATTGAGGATTACTTGAGGAGCGTAGTCCCTTGTGAGCTATGGACTAATAATTTAGAAGCCCTTAAAGCACAAGCAGTAGCTAGCCGTACCTATGCACTTTACTCTATTAAAGATACTGAAGAATACGATTTAGAAGCAACTGTTCAAGATCAAGTGTATAAGGGAAGGAATAGTGAAAATGAGGTTGCTACTCGGGCTGTAAATGAAACATATGGTATTGTGTGTACTTATAATGGTGAAATTATTCAATCAAATTATTCATCTACCTGTGGTGGTAGGACTGCTGATGGTGGATTACCATACTTAACAAGTATCTCGTGTCCATTCTGTGAAAATTCACCTCATTACAAATGGGAAGTCAGTTATCCAGAATCTAAGTTTTTAGAACTAATTACACCATCCTCTGTCATTCTGAGCAAAGCGAAGAATGTCATAAAGAGTGTAAGAGTTAAGAAACGGGACTCTTCCGGGAGGGTAGAACTCTTAGAAATTATCACTGATAAAGGAAACTACACTATAAAAGGAAGAGATGTAAGGACTATTCTTGGACTGAAGAGTACATTTCTTGATGTAAATCTTAAGGGTAATAAGATAGTAATAAATGGTAGAGGTCAGGGTCATGGTATCGGGATGTGTCAATGGGGTATCTTAGGGATGGCAAACAAAGGATTTGGATATGAGAGTATGCTTAGGTATTATTATAAAGATGTAGAAATTAAAAAAATTTACTAATAATGCACATTATCTTGTTCTTTTTACTCACTATTGAAGGGTTTAAAGTAAAACATATAGAGTTTTATGGTAATCGTAGCTTTTCGGATAAGAAGTTGAAAGAAATTGTACATACTCGTGAAGGGAAACTTTACGACGAATTTCAATCTGCTTTAGACGAGAAGCGGCTTGTTAGTTTTTACAGAAATAGGGGCTTTAAAGAGGCAAAAGTGACTGAGTGGAAAAAAAATATAATCAACTTTGAAAAAAGGTTAATAGAATGTAAAGTATATATTGAAGAAGGACAGCGTAGTTACATAAGTGGGATTAAATTTGAAGGTAATAGGACAATTTTAGAAGCTCAGTTAAGTGACATTGTTAAGTTGAAATCAGGTGACCCATTAGATGAGGAACGTATTTTTATCGCAAAATATGCGTTAACTTCCCTATACGCTGATATAGGATATGCTTACACAGAAGTAGAACATAAACTTATTCCTATTTCTACATATGAAGATACAGTTTGTTTTCAAATTAATGAACATAAGGAAGTTAGATTTGGTAATATAAGAATAATTGGTAATAAAGGGGTCAGAGATGAAATAATTATGCGAGAAATTATTTTTGAAAAAGGAGCACTTTATTCACCCAAGAAATTATATGAATCTCAAGTCCGTATTTATGGAACTGACCTTTTTGAATCTGTTAAGTTTGAACTTCAAGGAATAGAAGCTAATAGAGATACAATTGATGTTATATTTTGGGTAAAAGAAAAGTTGCCTAAATGGACAGCATTTGGTGTAGGTTATGGGTCTCCTAATCGGACATGGTTAAATATAGGGTGGGGACATGACAATTTGTGGGGTAATGGGCAAAGATTGGAAGCGCAATCTA
This window of the bacterium genome carries:
- a CDS encoding BamA/TamA family outer membrane protein, with the protein product MHIILFFLLTIEGFKVKHIEFYGNRSFSDKKLKEIVHTREGKLYDEFQSALDEKRLVSFYRNRGFKEAKVTEWKKNIINFEKRLIECKVYIEEGQRSYISGIKFEGNRTILEAQLSDIVKLKSGDPLDEERIFIAKYALTSLYADIGYAYTEVEHKLIPISTYEDTVCFQINEHKEVRFGNIRIIGNKGVRDEIIMREIIFEKGALYSPKKLYESQVRIYGTDLFESVKFELQGIEANRDTIDVIFWVKEKLPKWTAFGVGYGSPNRTWLNIGWGHDNLWGNGQRLEAQSKYELDPFELNKLQKLDVNIAYLEPYFLNTSVKAQLKPFYKFYKVGKNTSYELSYMGIEGRLGKYIGKFCQSFISYNYEIVREEGSVPKEARGEIVNSVLFSVAWDTRDNIFYPMNGYISAFSYEYAGRVLGGAYKFSKFTYDFSLYSQFLKSVIGTRLKFGGIVGETPLERRFILGGANTVRGYTDMLYTPEWKNWIGVANLELRIPTFKKFELAYFIDVGNVWTKKEDIRIQGLKIGAGFGVRYHTPIGPVRIDYGHKIVEAKQDKGRLYLAIGYMF
- a CDS encoding SpoIID/LytB domain-containing protein is translated as MIGCAPVYKIPVERHKIPSKKQRIPLIRVALGEQSNIEIRGSKLFILPGGRQVKSDKKVSGGLYFKAMIVSQDSDSVFIDATPIIGLDWPVKITSNNDAIEFNSRTYRGEFTIYKKGNKFLVVNKLNIEDYLRSVVPCELWTNNLEALKAQAVASRTYALYSIKDTEEYDLEATVQDQVYKGRNSENEVATRAVNETYGIVCTYNGEIIQSNYSSTCGGRTADGGLPYLTSISCPFCENSPHYKWEVSYPESKFLELITPSSVILSKAKNVIKSVRVKKRDSSGRVELLEIITDKGNYTIKGRDVRTILGLKSTFLDVNLKGNKIVINGRGQGHGIGMCQWGILGMANKGFGYESMLRYYYKDVEIKKIY